A stretch of Stenotrophomonas indicatrix DNA encodes these proteins:
- a CDS encoding MFS transporter translates to MPSPAATADPVDSSILSARYRATTLGMVALVSLHAFEALAVAAAMPTVAEALDGLRLYALAFGGTLATSVIGMTLAGRWADRHGPARPLWWGLACFVLGLLLAGFALRMGMLVAGRLLQGLGAGAISVSLYVMVGRTYPEHLRPKVFAAFSAGWVVPSMIGPALSGVIVQHLGWRWVFLAVPLLAIPAGLLLRPALARMQAAATDVADDGRGNIVRWASGASLAALLLYLGGQQQGVPALLCIGVAMLALLFCVHRLLPAGTLRLRRGLPSVIALRGVAAAAFFACEAYLPLLLQRERGLSPSWAGAVLSLGALGWFTGSWLQGHQQRGWSRQQLLRVGTPLMTVGIAATLAVLFTAVPLPVALVGWTLTGFGMGMIYASLSVLTLSLSPPHEQGANTSALQLSEALSVTTALAVSGALFALFVESAPHTGYILCLAITLGLAVFATVIARRV, encoded by the coding sequence ATGCCCTCCCCCGCTGCCACGGCCGATCCGGTCGATTCCTCCATCCTGTCCGCGCGCTACCGCGCCACCACCCTGGGCATGGTCGCCCTGGTCTCCCTGCATGCCTTCGAGGCACTGGCGGTGGCCGCAGCAATGCCGACCGTGGCCGAGGCCCTGGACGGCCTGCGGTTGTATGCGTTGGCCTTCGGCGGCACCTTGGCCACCAGCGTGATCGGCATGACCCTGGCCGGCCGCTGGGCCGACCGCCACGGCCCCGCACGCCCGCTATGGTGGGGCCTGGCCTGCTTCGTGCTGGGCCTGCTGCTGGCGGGCTTCGCCCTGCGCATGGGCATGCTGGTGGCCGGACGCCTGCTGCAGGGCCTGGGCGCAGGCGCCATTTCGGTGTCGCTGTATGTGATGGTCGGGCGGACCTATCCCGAGCATCTGCGGCCGAAGGTCTTCGCCGCGTTCTCTGCCGGTTGGGTGGTGCCGTCGATGATCGGCCCGGCGCTGAGCGGTGTGATCGTGCAGCATCTTGGCTGGCGCTGGGTGTTCCTGGCGGTGCCGCTGCTGGCGATACCGGCCGGCCTGCTGCTGCGACCGGCACTGGCGCGCATGCAGGCTGCAGCCACGGATGTTGCCGATGATGGCCGCGGCAACATCGTGCGCTGGGCCAGCGGCGCCTCCCTGGCTGCCCTGCTGCTGTATCTGGGCGGGCAACAACAGGGCGTACCTGCACTGCTGTGCATCGGCGTGGCGATGCTGGCGCTGCTGTTCTGCGTGCATCGCCTGTTGCCCGCCGGCACCCTGCGCCTGCGCCGTGGCCTGCCCAGTGTGATCGCATTGCGTGGTGTGGCCGCTGCCGCGTTCTTCGCCTGCGAGGCCTACCTGCCCCTGCTGCTGCAGCGCGAGCGTGGGCTGTCACCCAGCTGGGCCGGTGCAGTGCTGAGCCTGGGCGCGCTGGGCTGGTTCACCGGCTCGTGGCTGCAGGGTCACCAGCAGCGCGGCTGGTCGCGGCAGCAACTGCTGCGCGTGGGCACACCGCTGATGACCGTGGGCATCGCCGCGACGCTGGCGGTGCTGTTCACTGCGGTGCCACTGCCGGTCGCCCTGGTCGGCTGGACGCTGACCGGCTTCGGCATGGGCATGATCTACGCCAGCCTGTCGGTGCTGACGCTGTCACTGTCACCACCACACGAACAGGGTGCGAACACCTCGGCCCTGCAGTTGAGCGAAGCACTGTCGGTGACCACCGCACTGGCGGTATCCGGCGCGCTGTTCGCACTGTTCGTGGAAAGCGCCCCGCATACCGGCTACATCCTGTGCCTGGCCATCACCCTGGGCCTGGCGGTGTTCGCCACGGTGATCGCACGTCGCGTGTAG
- the soxR gene encoding redox-sensitive transcriptional activator SoxR yields MLAQDMSVGDVARRSGVAVSALHFYERKGLISSLRTSGNQRRYARDVLRRLAVIRVAQRVGMPLEAVARAFESLPQGRAPTKADWAKLSARWQVELEERIHMLQLLRDELTGCIGCGCLSLKRCRLANPDDVLGERGDGPMRWG; encoded by the coding sequence ATGCTGGCACAGGACATGAGCGTCGGCGATGTCGCCCGTCGCAGCGGCGTGGCCGTCTCTGCGCTGCATTTCTACGAGCGCAAGGGATTGATCAGCAGCCTGCGCACGTCGGGTAACCAGCGCCGCTACGCCCGCGACGTGCTGCGCCGGCTGGCGGTGATCCGCGTGGCGCAACGCGTGGGCATGCCGCTGGAAGCGGTGGCACGTGCGTTCGAGAGCCTGCCGCAGGGGCGGGCGCCGACCAAGGCCGACTGGGCCAAGCTGTCGGCACGCTGGCAGGTGGAGCTGGAGGAACGCATCCACATGCTGCAGCTGCTGCGCGACGAGCTGACCGGCTGCATCGGCTGCGGTTGCCTGTCACTGAAGCGTTGCCGCCTGGCCAACCCGGATGACGTGCTCGGCGAGCGCGGCGACGGCCCGATGCGCTGGGGCTGA
- a CDS encoding short chain dehydrogenase → MKILLVGASGTLGQAVARHLGQQHDILAAGRHSGSLRVDLTDDASVRELFAQTGPVDAVISTTGKLHFGPLQQMTPEQFNVGLQDKLLGQVRLALAAQHHLNAGGSITLTSGIVSAQPIRDGANATAVNHALEGFVRAAALELLPRGLRINVVSPNVLVESMEAYGPYFPGFEAVTAQRAALAFQRAVEGIQSGETITVW, encoded by the coding sequence ATGAAGATTCTTCTCGTCGGTGCCAGCGGCACCCTCGGCCAGGCGGTCGCCCGCCACCTGGGCCAGCAGCACGACATCCTCGCTGCCGGGCGCCACAGCGGCAGCCTGCGCGTGGACCTCACCGACGACGCCAGCGTGCGCGAGCTGTTCGCGCAGACCGGCCCGGTCGATGCGGTGATCTCCACCACCGGCAAGCTGCATTTCGGCCCGTTACAGCAGATGACACCCGAACAGTTCAACGTCGGCCTGCAGGACAAGCTGCTCGGCCAGGTGCGTCTTGCACTGGCCGCGCAGCACCATCTCAATGCTGGCGGCTCGATCACCCTGACCAGCGGCATCGTCAGCGCGCAGCCGATCCGCGATGGCGCCAACGCCACCGCCGTCAACCATGCGCTGGAAGGTTTCGTGCGGGCGGCGGCGCTGGAACTGCTGCCGCGCGGGCTGCGCATCAACGTGGTCAGCCCGAACGTGCTGGTGGAATCGATGGAAGCCTACGGCCCCTACTTCCCCGGCTTTGAAGCGGTGACCGCACAGCGCGCGGCGCTGGCCTTCCAGCGCGCGGTGGAAGGCATCCAGAGCGGCGAAACCATCACCGTCTGGTAA
- a CDS encoding LysR family transcriptional regulator — MDTLRCMQAFVAVAEHGSFSAAASHLQVSAVMVGKYIQQLEAHLGAALLQRNTRRQRLTEAGTAYLAGCRQVLEQVQQAEADVAGLQVQPRGLLRVSAPTTWGSCVLAPVLSDLLRAQPLLNIELDLSNRRIDLIEDGFDAAIRVGPLPSQELVARPLPPYAMSLCASPSYLRRRGTPRTPADLEGHDCLSHLAWRGGHGWQLANGEQVDWEARLTSNDGYALREAAVAGAGLVLQPTALLAGEIAAGRLKPLLRDYLPEPRPMHLIYLPDRRPRPRLQCFVDFVMAGLGT; from the coding sequence ATGGATACCTTGCGCTGCATGCAGGCCTTCGTCGCCGTGGCCGAGCACGGTAGTTTTTCCGCCGCCGCCAGCCACCTGCAGGTGTCGGCGGTGATGGTCGGCAAGTACATCCAGCAGCTGGAAGCGCACCTGGGCGCCGCGCTGCTGCAGCGGAATACCCGTCGCCAACGCCTGACCGAAGCCGGCACTGCCTACCTGGCCGGTTGCCGGCAGGTGCTGGAACAGGTGCAGCAGGCCGAGGCGGACGTGGCCGGGCTGCAGGTGCAGCCGCGCGGGCTGTTGCGGGTCAGTGCGCCGACCACCTGGGGCAGCTGCGTGCTGGCTCCCGTGTTGAGCGATCTGCTGCGGGCACAGCCGCTGCTGAACATCGAGCTGGACCTGAGCAATCGCCGCATCGACCTGATCGAGGATGGCTTCGATGCAGCCATCCGCGTCGGTCCGCTGCCGTCGCAGGAACTGGTGGCGCGGCCGCTGCCGCCGTATGCGATGAGTCTGTGTGCATCACCGTCGTACCTGCGCCGCCGTGGTACGCCGCGCACGCCCGCCGATCTTGAAGGACATGATTGCCTGAGCCACCTGGCCTGGCGCGGCGGTCACGGTTGGCAGCTGGCCAATGGCGAACAGGTCGATTGGGAAGCGCGGTTGACCAGCAATGACGGTTACGCGCTCCGCGAAGCAGCCGTGGCGGGCGCAGGCCTGGTGCTGCAGCCGACCGCGCTGCTTGCCGGTGAAATCGCAGCGGGACGATTGAAGCCACTGCTGCGCGACTATCTGCCCGAGCCACGGCCGATGCACCTGATCTACCTGCCCGACCGTCGCCCCCGACCGCGGCTGCAGTGTTTCGTTGATTTCGTCATGGCCGGGCTGGGCACGTAG
- the proC gene encoding pyrroline-5-carboxylate reductase yields the protein MAADSITFIGGGNMARSLIAGLIRQGVPAAHIHVAEPVAELREKLAADFGVQTHDNAAAAAAQGNTWLLAVKPQVLREVCQSLQVLAQAQEPLVISIAAGITSPQLQRWLGGTLPVVRAMPNTPALLGAGVTGLYATPAVDAQQHAQAERVLASAGRTVWIDDEAQMDSVTAVSGSGPAYVFLLAEAMEAAGIAQGLPAEAARTLVVQTLLGASRMLDEAGESPAELRRRVTSPNGTTQAAIESFQAGGFEALVEKALRAAQVRGQELSAAND from the coding sequence ATGGCAGCTGATTCCATCACCTTCATCGGCGGCGGCAACATGGCCCGCAGCCTGATTGCCGGCCTGATCCGGCAGGGCGTGCCGGCCGCGCACATCCACGTGGCCGAACCGGTGGCCGAACTGCGCGAAAAACTGGCTGCCGATTTTGGCGTGCAGACCCACGACAACGCGGCCGCTGCGGCGGCGCAGGGCAACACGTGGCTGCTGGCGGTGAAACCGCAGGTGCTGCGCGAGGTCTGCCAGTCACTGCAGGTGTTGGCGCAGGCACAGGAGCCGTTGGTGATCTCGATCGCCGCCGGCATCACCAGCCCGCAGCTGCAGCGCTGGTTGGGTGGCACGCTGCCGGTGGTGCGCGCGATGCCCAACACCCCGGCCCTGCTCGGTGCCGGGGTCACCGGCCTGTATGCCACGCCAGCGGTGGATGCGCAGCAGCATGCGCAGGCCGAACGCGTGCTGGCCAGCGCGGGACGCACGGTGTGGATCGACGACGAAGCGCAGATGGATTCGGTCACCGCCGTATCCGGCAGTGGCCCGGCCTATGTGTTCCTGCTGGCCGAAGCAATGGAAGCGGCCGGCATCGCACAAGGCCTGCCTGCAGAAGCGGCGCGCACGCTGGTGGTGCAGACGCTGCTGGGCGCTTCGCGCATGCTCGATGAAGCCGGCGAAAGCCCGGCCGAACTGCGGCGCCGGGTGACCTCACCCAACGGCACCACCCAGGCGGCGATCGAAAGCTTCCAGGCAGGTGGGTTTGAAGCGTTGGTGGAAAAGGCACTGCGTGCCGCGCAGGTGCGTGGGCAGGAACTGTCTGCCGCCAATGATTGA
- a CDS encoding YggS family pyridoxal phosphate-dependent enzyme, whose translation MATPLPQILSNLHNAAAAAGRPPPRLLAVSKTQPAEAVAALAAQGQTAFGENYVQEALAKMQELQQLGLEWHLIGHLQSNKAEPVATHFDWVQSVDRPKLVAALARYRPAERGPLNVLIQVNIDDESSKHGCAPDDVDALAATIAAEPNLRLRGLMAIPAPWPDAERRRDAFVRMRTLFEALAAGHPQVDTLSMGMSSDYAEAIAEGATLVRIGTALFGARPRPA comes from the coding sequence GTGGCCACTCCCCTGCCCCAGATCCTGAGCAACCTGCACAACGCCGCCGCTGCCGCCGGGCGGCCACCGCCGCGCCTGCTGGCGGTGTCCAAGACCCAGCCGGCCGAGGCCGTGGCTGCGCTTGCCGCGCAGGGCCAGACCGCGTTCGGCGAAAACTACGTGCAGGAAGCGCTGGCCAAGATGCAGGAACTGCAGCAGCTGGGCCTGGAATGGCACCTGATCGGCCACCTGCAGTCGAACAAGGCCGAACCGGTGGCCACGCACTTCGACTGGGTGCAGAGCGTGGACCGGCCCAAGCTGGTCGCCGCGCTGGCCCGCTACCGCCCCGCTGAACGCGGCCCGCTGAACGTACTCATCCAGGTCAACATCGATGACGAGTCGAGCAAGCACGGCTGCGCGCCGGACGACGTGGACGCGCTGGCGGCAACCATCGCCGCCGAGCCGAACCTGCGCCTGCGCGGCCTGATGGCGATTCCTGCGCCGTGGCCCGACGCCGAGCGCCGGCGCGACGCGTTCGTGCGCATGCGCACACTTTTCGAGGCGCTGGCTGCCGGTCATCCCCAGGTGGACACCCTGTCGATGGGCATGAGCAGCGACTACGCTGAAGCGATCGCCGAAGGTGCCACCCTGGTGCGCATCGGTACCGCCCTGTTCGGCGCACGTCCGCGCCCGGCCTGA
- a CDS encoding type IV pilus twitching motility protein PilT: MDIAELLAFSVKNKASDLHLSAGLPPMIRVDGDVRRINIPALDHKQVHALVYDIMSDKQRRDYEEFLEVDFSFEIPSLARFRVNAFNQNRGAGAVFRTIPSEVLTLEDLACPPLFREVIQQPQGLILVTGPTGSGKSTTLAAMIDYINKNEYGHILTVEDPIEFVHTSQKCLINQREVHRDTHGFNEALRSALREDPDIILVGELRDLETIRLALTAAETGHLVFGTLHTSSAAKTIDRIIDVFPAGEKPMVRSMLSESLRAVISQALLKKVGGGRTAAWEIMVGTPAIRNLIREDKVAQMYSAIQTGQQYGMMTLDQHLQDLVKRSLITRNQAREYAKDKRLFE; encoded by the coding sequence ATGGATATCGCCGAGCTGTTGGCGTTTTCCGTAAAGAACAAAGCGTCCGACCTGCATCTGTCCGCAGGCCTGCCGCCGATGATCCGCGTGGACGGTGATGTTCGCCGGATCAACATTCCAGCCCTGGACCACAAGCAGGTTCACGCGCTGGTGTACGACATCATGTCCGACAAGCAGCGCCGCGATTACGAGGAATTCCTCGAAGTCGATTTCTCCTTCGAGATCCCGTCGCTGGCGCGCTTCCGTGTCAATGCGTTCAACCAGAACCGTGGCGCCGGTGCGGTGTTCCGTACCATTCCGTCCGAAGTGCTGACCCTGGAAGACCTGGCCTGCCCGCCGCTGTTCCGCGAGGTGATCCAGCAACCGCAGGGCCTGATCCTGGTGACCGGCCCGACCGGTTCGGGCAAGTCGACCACGCTGGCGGCGATGATCGACTACATCAACAAGAACGAATACGGCCATATCCTCACCGTCGAGGATCCGATCGAATTCGTGCACACCTCGCAGAAGTGCCTGATCAACCAGCGCGAAGTGCACCGCGATACGCATGGCTTCAATGAAGCGCTGCGTTCGGCACTGCGTGAGGACCCGGACATCATCCTGGTGGGCGAACTGCGTGACCTGGAAACCATCCGCCTGGCGCTGACCGCCGCGGAAACCGGCCACCTGGTGTTCGGCACCCTGCACACCAGTTCGGCGGCCAAGACCATCGACCGCATCATCGACGTGTTCCCGGCCGGCGAGAAGCCGATGGTGCGCTCGATGCTGTCCGAATCGCTGCGCGCGGTCATTTCGCAGGCGCTGCTGAAGAAGGTCGGTGGCGGTCGTACCGCTGCGTGGGAAATCATGGTGGGCACCCCGGCCATCCGCAACCTGATCCGCGAGGACAAGGTGGCGCAGATGTATTCGGCCATCCAGACCGGCCAGCAGTACGGCATGATGACCCTGGACCAGCACCTGCAGGACCTGGTCAAGCGCAGCCTGATCACCCGCAACCAGGCCCGCGAATACGCCAAGGACAAGCGTCTGTTCGAGTAA
- a CDS encoding PilT/PilU family type 4a pilus ATPase — protein sequence MPHWEPAVNTTATTIDFTSFLKLMAHQRASDLFITAGMPPAIKVNGKISPITQTPLTPQQSRDLVLNVMTPAQREEFEKTHECNFAIGLSGVGRFRVSCFYQRNQVGMVLRRIETRIPTVEELSLPPIIKTLAMTKRGIILFVGATGTGKSTSLAAMIGYRNQNSTGHIITIEDPIEFVHKHEGCIITQREVGIDTDSWEAALKNTLRQAPDVIMIGEVRTREGMDHAIAFAETGHLVLCTLHANNANQAMDRIVNFFPEDRRNQLLMDLSLNLKGVVAQQLIPSPDGRSRKVAMEILLGTPLVQDYIRDGEIHKLKELMKESVQLGMKTFDQSLFELYQAGEISYEDALRYADSQNEVRLRIKLSQGGDARTLSQGLDGVEISEVR from the coding sequence ATGCCCCATTGGGAGCCCGCCGTGAACACCACCGCGACCACCATCGATTTCACCTCGTTCCTCAAGCTGATGGCGCACCAGCGCGCCTCGGACCTGTTCATCACTGCCGGCATGCCGCCGGCGATCAAGGTCAACGGCAAGATTTCGCCGATCACCCAGACGCCACTGACGCCGCAGCAGAGCCGCGACCTGGTGCTGAACGTGATGACGCCGGCGCAGCGCGAGGAATTCGAAAAGACCCACGAATGCAACTTCGCCATCGGCCTGTCCGGCGTCGGCCGCTTCCGCGTGAGCTGCTTCTACCAGCGCAACCAGGTCGGCATGGTGCTGCGTCGCATCGAGACGCGCATTCCCACCGTGGAAGAGCTGAGCCTGCCGCCGATCATCAAGACGCTGGCGATGACCAAGCGCGGCATCATCCTGTTCGTCGGCGCTACCGGTACCGGTAAATCAACCTCGCTGGCAGCGATGATCGGTTACCGCAACCAGAATTCGACCGGGCACATCATCACCATCGAAGATCCGATCGAATTCGTGCACAAGCACGAGGGCTGCATCATCACCCAGCGCGAAGTCGGCATCGATACCGACAGCTGGGAAGCCGCGCTGAAGAACACCCTGCGCCAGGCGCCGGATGTGATCATGATCGGCGAGGTGCGTACCCGCGAGGGCATGGACCACGCCATCGCCTTCGCTGAAACCGGTCACCTGGTGCTGTGCACGCTGCACGCCAACAACGCCAACCAGGCGATGGACCGCATCGTCAACTTCTTCCCGGAAGATCGCCGCAACCAGCTGTTGATGGATCTGTCGCTGAACCTCAAGGGCGTGGTCGCGCAGCAGTTGATTCCTTCGCCGGATGGCCGTTCGCGCAAGGTGGCGATGGAGATCCTGCTGGGCACGCCGCTGGTGCAGGACTACATCCGCGACGGCGAGATCCACAAGCTGAAGGAGCTGATGAAGGAATCGGTCCAGCTGGGCATGAAGACCTTCGACCAGAGCCTGTTCGAGCTGTACCAGGCCGGTGAGATCAGCTACGAGGACGCACTGCGCTACGCCGATTCGCAGAACGAAGTGCGCCTGCGCATCAAGCTCAGCCAGGGCGGCGATGCCCGCACCCTGTCGCAGGGGCTGGATGGCGTGGAGATTTCAGAGGTCCGGTGA
- a CDS encoding PIN domain-containing protein, with protein sequence MDMPRARNVVLIDYENVQPPSLKELVAPGFTVLIFVGASQSRISMDVAEAVQALGGNGRYVRCNGSGSNALDFHIAFYIGEMAAVDPSAFFQIVSRDTGFDPLVAHLQSRRLNVLRCASVADLPMLRGTQLAPAKPPTPVVSKAKPPALSVDARLQRVHAVLVKQGKARPASMKSLTCAINSLFQKALPAKDVTALIQQLQQKKWITLEGSKVRYQLPSKVA encoded by the coding sequence ATGGATATGCCGCGTGCTCGCAACGTCGTGCTCATCGATTACGAGAATGTGCAGCCTCCGTCTCTCAAGGAGTTGGTTGCCCCTGGTTTCACCGTGCTGATCTTCGTTGGCGCATCGCAATCGCGGATCAGCATGGATGTTGCCGAGGCAGTCCAGGCATTGGGTGGCAACGGACGCTATGTGCGTTGCAATGGTAGCGGGTCGAACGCGCTGGATTTCCATATCGCCTTTTACATCGGCGAGATGGCTGCGGTCGATCCCAGCGCATTCTTCCAGATCGTTTCGAGGGACACCGGCTTCGATCCACTGGTGGCGCACCTGCAATCGCGGCGTCTCAACGTCCTGCGGTGCGCATCCGTTGCCGATCTGCCAATGCTCCGTGGCACGCAGCTGGCTCCGGCCAAGCCACCGACGCCGGTCGTATCGAAGGCCAAGCCGCCAGCGTTGAGTGTCGACGCGCGCCTGCAACGCGTACATGCAGTGTTGGTGAAGCAGGGCAAGGCGCGGCCGGCTTCAATGAAGTCGCTCACCTGCGCGATCAACAGCCTGTTTCAGAAGGCACTTCCCGCAAAGGATGTCACTGCGCTCATCCAGCAACTGCAGCAGAAAAAATGGATCACACTGGAGGGCAGCAAAGTACGTTATCAGCTGCCGTCCAAGGTAGCGTAG